In Pseudomonas campi, the sequence GTAGTACATTTTGTCGGTGGTCTTGGCACCAGTTACACGCACCTGCTCGGCGTTGATCACGACAATGTAGTCGCCGGTATCAACGTGCGGGGTGTATTCCGGCTTGTGCTTGCCACGCAGACGGCTTGCAATTTCAGTGGCCAGACGACCCAGGGTCTTGCCAGCAGCGTCGACGACGTACCAGTCGCGCTTAACAGTTTCCGGTTTTGCAGTAAAAGTCTTCATTCGCTATAGCCTCAGGGGCCGCCCTGAAAAATAAGACGGCGGATCTTACTGAATAGTACTTGCTTTGACAAGTCAAAGACGGCCGGAAACAGACGCTATCGGGGGCTCGGGTCAGCGCGTCCGCTACGGCGGGGGTTTCGGCGGGCTAGGCATCCCCACCTTCGTTCCCAACAGGCTAGGCATCCCCGCTGAGAAAGCCGCGGAATTATGCCGATTACTACAAAAATAGCAACCTGCTTTATGCTCAGTGCTTTCGCCACCGCCAAGGAGCAGCGCATGGAACATCGTCAACTGGGCCGCAGTGATCTCAACGTCAGCGCACTGTGCCTGGGCAGCATGACCTGGGGCGAGCAGAACAATGAGGCCGACGCCTTCGCGCAGATTGATCGCGCCAGCGCCGCCGGGATCAATTTCATCGACACGGCCGAGATGTACCCGGTACCGCCGCGCGCCGAGACCTACGGCGCCACCGAGCGGATCATCGGCAACTATTTCAAGGCACGCGGCAATCGTGGCGACTGGATCATCGCCAGCAAGATCGCCGGCCCCGGCAACGGCATCGACTACATTCGCGATGGCCAGCTCAAGCACAACCGCGCACACCTAGTCGCCGCCCTCGACGCCAGCCTGCAGCGCCTGCAAACCGACTGGATCGACCTGTACCAGCTGCACTGGCCAGAGCGCAGCACCAACTACTTCGGCCAGCTCGGCTACCGCCACCAGCAGCAGGACTTCACCCCTCTGCAGGAAACCCTGGAAGTCCTCGGCGAACAGGTCAGGGCCGGCAAGATCCGCCATATCGGCCTGTCCAACGAAACGCCCTGGGGCACCATGCAGTACCTGCAGCTGGCCGACCGCCTCGGTCTGCCGCGCATGGTCTCGGTGCAAAACCCCTACAACCTGCTCAACCGCAGTTTCGAAGTCGGCATGGCGGAAGTGGCAATGCGCGAGCAGTGCGGCCTGCTGGCCTATTCGCCATTGGCGTTCGGCATGCTGTCCGGTAAATACGACCATGGCGCGCGCCCAATCACCGGGCGCCTTACCCTGTTCAGCCGCTTCACCCGCTACACCAACCCACAAGCCCTGGCCGCCTGCGCCCGCTACGTGCACCTGGCGCGCAAGCACGCGCTCAACCCGGCGCAGATGGCCCTGGCCTTCGTCACCGCCCAGCCCTTTGTCACCAGCAACATCATCGGCGCCACCAGCCTGGAGCAGCTGGAGTGCAACCTGCGCAGCATCGACCTCAAGCTCAGCCCGGAGGTACTGGCAGGGATCGAGGCCATCCAGCGCGAACAGCCCAACCCGGCGCCCTGAGACAACCGACAGCAAATCGCGACTGAAGCGGCATCCACCCGACCAGCGCCACGCGAAAACGAAAAAGCCCGGCAATCCGCCGGGCTTTTTCATCTCAGCTGCACCTTACAGGGCGCGACTGATGATTTCCTTCATGATCTCGTTGGTGCCGGCGTAGATGCGCTGTACCCGCGAGTCGGCCCAGGCGCGGGCAATCGGGTACTCCAGCATGTAGCCGTAGCCGCCATGCAACTGCACGCACTCGTCGATCACCTTGCACTGCAGATCGGTACTCCAGTACTTGAGCATCGCCGCGGTCGGCACATCGAGTTTTTTCTGCAGGTGCAGCTCCAGGCAGCGATCGACGAATACCCGACCAATCTGGATCTCGGTGGCCATCTCGGCCAGCTTGAAGCGGGTGTTCTGGAAATCCGCCACCGGACGGCCAAAAGCCTTGCGCTCGCGGGTGTAGTCCTTGGTCCACTCCAGCGCCGCCTCAGCCGAGGAAATGGCCAGCAAGCCCACGGTCAGGCGCTCCTGCGGCAGTTCCTGCATCAGGTAGACGAAGCCCATGCCCTCCTTGCCCAGCAGGTTTTCCTTGGGTACGCGCACGTCCTGGAAGAACAGCTCAGAGGTGTCCTGGGCCTTCATGCCGACCTTTTCCAGGCGCTTGCCCTTGGCGAAGCCCGGAGTATTGGCCTCGACCAGGAACAGGCTGATGCCCTTGGCGCCAGCCTTGGCGTCGGTCTTGGCAACCACGATCACCAGATCGGCGAGGAAGCCGTTGGTGATGAAGGTCTTCGAGCCGTTGATCACGTACTCGTCGCCATCCAGCACCGCGGTGGTCTTCACGCCTTGCAGGTCGGAGCCGGTACCCGGCTCAGTCATGGCGATGGCGGTGACCAGCTCGCCGCTGACCAGCTTCGGCAGGTACTTGTGTTTCTGCTCCTCGGAGCCGTAATGCAGGATGTACGGTGCAACGATGTCCGAGTGCAGGGAGAAGCCGACGCCGGACAGCCCCAGGCGCGACTGCTCCTCGATCACCACGGCGCTGTAGAGGAAGTCGGCGCTCATGCCGCCGTATTCTTCCGGGATGTGCGAGCAGAGCATGCCGGCCTCACCGGCCTTGTTCCACAGGGCACGATCGATATGGCCGTCCTTCTCCCACTGGGCGTGAAACGGCACCGCCTCCTGCTCGAAGAATTTACGCACGGACTCGCGAAACTGCTCGTGCTCGTGACTGAACAGGGTTCTTGGAATCATTGTTGCACCTGCATCTGAGTGGTCATTGAGTGAGCAACACTCTAGGCCAGGCCAGAAGGACTAGACACTGGACACATGCGACAAAAAATAAGACGATCCAGCCACTGAA encodes:
- a CDS encoding acyl-CoA dehydrogenase family protein; the encoded protein is MIPRTLFSHEHEQFRESVRKFFEQEAVPFHAQWEKDGHIDRALWNKAGEAGMLCSHIPEEYGGMSADFLYSAVVIEEQSRLGLSGVGFSLHSDIVAPYILHYGSEEQKHKYLPKLVSGELVTAIAMTEPGTGSDLQGVKTTAVLDGDEYVINGSKTFITNGFLADLVIVVAKTDAKAGAKGISLFLVEANTPGFAKGKRLEKVGMKAQDTSELFFQDVRVPKENLLGKEGMGFVYLMQELPQERLTVGLLAISSAEAALEWTKDYTRERKAFGRPVADFQNTRFKLAEMATEIQIGRVFVDRCLELHLQKKLDVPTAAMLKYWSTDLQCKVIDECVQLHGGYGYMLEYPIARAWADSRVQRIYAGTNEIMKEIISRAL
- the rplM gene encoding 50S ribosomal protein L13, which produces MKTFTAKPETVKRDWYVVDAAGKTLGRLATEIASRLRGKHKPEYTPHVDTGDYIVVINAEQVRVTGAKTTDKMYYSHSGFPGGIKEINFEKLIAKAPERVIETAVKGMLPKNPLGRDMYRKLKVYKGAVHPHTAQQPQELKI
- a CDS encoding NADP(H)-dependent aldo-keto reductase; this encodes MEHRQLGRSDLNVSALCLGSMTWGEQNNEADAFAQIDRASAAGINFIDTAEMYPVPPRAETYGATERIIGNYFKARGNRGDWIIASKIAGPGNGIDYIRDGQLKHNRAHLVAALDASLQRLQTDWIDLYQLHWPERSTNYFGQLGYRHQQQDFTPLQETLEVLGEQVRAGKIRHIGLSNETPWGTMQYLQLADRLGLPRMVSVQNPYNLLNRSFEVGMAEVAMREQCGLLAYSPLAFGMLSGKYDHGARPITGRLTLFSRFTRYTNPQALAACARYVHLARKHALNPAQMALAFVTAQPFVTSNIIGATSLEQLECNLRSIDLKLSPEVLAGIEAIQREQPNPAP